The following DNA comes from Alienimonas californiensis.
AGCGCAGTCCGTGCGGCCGGACCTGCCGATCGACGGCCCGATTCAATACGACGCCGCCGTCGACCCGCAAACCGCCGCCTCCAAGCGCCCCGGCAGCCCGGTGGCGGGGCGGGCGACGGTGCTGATCTTTCCGGACCTCAATACCGGCAACAATACCTATAAAGCCGTGCAGCGTAGTGCCGGGGCGGTCGCCGTCGGGCCGGTGTTGCAGGGCCTCAACAAGCCGGTGAACGACCTCTCCCGCGGCTGCACCGTGCCGGATATTCTGAACACGGTGGCGATCACGGCGATCCAGGCCCAGGCGGCCGCCGCCGAAATGCCGCCGGCCGGGCCGGGAGCGGCCGCGTGACGGTGGAACTGCTCAGCGCCCGCTCGCCGCTCGTCGAGTGCTCCTATCTGCCGGAGGAGCGGGCCCGCATGGGCGTGAAGCTGTTCGCCGGCATCTCCGGGGAACATTACGCCCAACTACTCGCCCGGGGTTGGCGTCGGCAGGGGGTGAGCTTTTTTCGTTCCGACTGCCCCGCCTGCAAGAAGTGCCGCAGTTTGCGGGTCGACGTGCGGAACTTCCGGCCGACCAAGAGTCAGCGGCGTTGTCTCAAGCGCAATGCGCACATCTCCCTGACGGTTCGGCCCGCCGGGACCTCCGAGGAACACGCCGAGCTGTATAACCGCTGGCATGAGGACATGAAGGAGCGCCGCGGCTGGCGGGGCGATACGACCACGGCGGCGGAGTACCGCGAGAACCTCGTCGGCCCCGGCTACGAGTTCGCCCACGAGTTCGCCTACCGGGACGGCGAGAAATTAGTCGGTCTGGGGCTGGTGGACGTCGTGCCGGGGGCGTTGAACAGCATCTATTTCTTCCACGACCCCGACTGGCGTCCTCTGGGGCCGGGGACCTTCAGCGCCCTGTCGGAAATCGAATACGCCCGTCAGACCGGCCGCGACTGGGTCTACCTCGGCTACTGGATCCCGGAGAACGCCTCAATGGCGTATAAAAACCGCTTCGCCCCGCACCAGATCCTGACGGAGCGGGTCGAACTGGACGAGGCGCCGCCCTGGCACATTCCTGACGAGGCCCCACCCGCCGGCGACCGGGAGGAGCCGTGACGCCCACCGGCTGGTTGCTCGCGCTGGTGGGGTTGTGCGCCGTGCCGCTGGCGGCGGGGGCGGTCTGGGCGCCGTTGGCGGACGTCGGCCTGCTGGCCGCGGCGCTGCTGGCGGCGGCGGCGGCCTGGGACGCCTTCCGCTCCCCCACGCCGGCCGCGGTCGCGGTGGAGCGGGAGGCGGCGGAGGTGTTCAGCGTCGGCGCCCCCAACCCCGTCACCCTGCACCTGACGAACCGCGGGCCGGCGGCGATCCGGGTGGAGGTCGAAGATTCCCCGCCCACCCCCTCCGCCGTCGAGGGGCTGCCGGCGACGGTCGACCTGCCCCCGGGCCGCACCGGGGCGGTCGTCTATCACGTCACGCCGCACCTGCGGGGGCCGCGGGCCTTCGGGCGGACGTTCCTCCGCAGTCGCACGAATTGGGGCCTGTGGGAACGGCACGCCCGGGTGCGGGAGGACCACACGGTGCGGGTCTATCCCAACGTCCGGGCGGTGCGCGGGGCGGAACTCCTGGCCCGGCAGAACCGCCGCACCGAGGGCGTGCGGGCCAGCCGCCAGCGGGGCCGCGGCCGGGAGTTCGACCGTCTGCGGGAGTACGTCCGCGGCGACGAGGTCCGGCAGATCGACTGGAAGGCGACCGCCCGCACCGGCGATCTCGTCTCCCGCGAGTACACGGTGGAGCGGAATCAATCCCTGCTGTTACTGCTCGACAGCGGCCGGTCGATGTGCAACGCCGAGGGCGGCGTGACGCACTTCGACCGGGCGCTGAACGCGGCGGTGCTGCTGGCCCACGTGGCGCTGGGGCAGGGGGACACCGCGGCGCTGCTGGCGGCGGGGGCGGAGACGCGGCGGTGGGTCCCGCCGGTCCGCGGGGCGGCGGGGGTGCGCACGCTGGTCCGGCAGACCTACGATCTCGCCCCCCGCTACGAGGCCAGCGATTACGGGGCGATGGTCCGCGAGGTCCGCACTTGGCACCGGCGGCGGAGCCTCGTCGTGCTGTTGACGCACGCCACCGACGACGTGCAACTGGCAGAGATCGCCCGGCACGTCCGCCCGCTGCGCTCGCCGCACCTGGTGCTGGTCGCCCTGTTGGAGAACAGCCCGCTGGCGGAGCGGGCCGCCGCCGTCCCGGCCGAGGGCGCCGCGGGGGACCGGGACGCCTTCCGCATCGCCGCCGCGGCGGAACTGCGGGCCCGCCAACGCCGCCGGGCCGCCGCGTTGGCGGCGGACGGCGTGCTGGTGGTCGAGGCCACGCCGGAGAACCTCAGCGCCGCGGTCGTCAGCCGGTATCTGGAAGTGAAGGCCAAGCACTTGTTGTGACGGCGGAGCGCTGAGTGCGCCGGCTGCTTTCGTCCCCCCTCGCCCCCTTTTGGGGGAGAGGGGAGAAGAACGTGTTCTTGACCAGAGAGGTCCGGCCTACTCGCGCCCGACCCAGTCGCCGCGGAGCCAGTCGGTGAGGAGCAGGATCTCGTTGCGGGTCAGCGTGTTCGAGGGGTCCTCCTCGCCGTCCACGGGGGCATTCGGGGCGTAGAGCGGCATTGCGTTCTCCTCGCCGTAGAACCGTTCGTGGCCGGCGTTGGCGATGAAGTCGGCCAGCCACTCGCGGGAGCCGTAGCCGTCGAGGGTGAGGGAGTCGCCGTACTCCTCCCCGGCGAAATTATGGCAGCCGGTGCAGCTCAGGTCGCCGATCATCAACTCCCGACCCTGCTCCGCCAGCGCGGGCAGCGCTTCGGGCTCGAAGGTTTCGTCGCCGTGGTCGAGGGCGATCGGCGGCCCGCCGTGCACCCGCGGGCCGGCCTCCGCGGCCATCGCGGCGGCGACGGCCGCAATCTGGGTCCGCTTCTCCTCCGCCTCCTCGCTGCCGGGCTCCACGAAGAGCCACAGATCGTCCTTCACATAGCCGACCATGCCGCCTTCGGCGAAGGGCGTGCAGCCGAAGTAGGCGTCCGAATCGACCAGCGCCGGGTCGAGCAGGCCCCGCATCCAGCGGCGGGAACCGAAGCCGGCCAGGTTCGCGGCGTTGCACTCGCTGGCCTCGATCGAATGGTCCGGCCCCCACGATTCCACGGCCGGGCCGGTGTGGGCGTGGCAGGCGGCGCAGTGGGCGCGGAACAACTCCGGGCCGCGGGTCTTGGGGTCGTTGGCCAGCAGGGAGCCGGGGCCGTCGGGGGGCACACCGCGGTCGGCCAGCTCGGCCGCCCGCTCCGCCCGGACGTGGGCGGCCCGGCGGACCTCCAGGTAGTGCCTGTCGGCCCGGTCGCGGCTCATCGAACCGATCGTCAGCACGCACCAGAACAGCAGCCCGCCGAACACGATGGAGTACCGCGCCGCCGCCCCCACCCGATGCCCGAGGCGGTCGATCCAGGGCACGGCGGCGAGCACCAGGATCGCCAGCGTCGGCAGGGCGCCGGTGGCGACGAACTCCATCTCCGGCGGGAAGTAGTTCCGCAGTTCGAACAGGAAGCGGAAGTACCACTCCGGCCGCGGCATGCTCTCGACGCCCTCGCCCGGGGGGGCGTCCAGCGGGGCGGGCTGCCGGCCGGCCATGAACCAGAGCAGCCCGAACACCGCGGCGAAGGCCACGGCGTTGCGGAGCATCTGGTTCGGCACGTACGGCGTTTCCTCCGAGCTGTGGGCCTGATTGACCGTGTCCGGATTGCCCGCCGCCAGCGGGTCCTCCGGCCGAACCGTGCCCCAGCGGAGCAATTGATAGAGGTGGAACAGCACCAGCCCCGCCGCCGCCAGCGGGATGAAGGCGACGTGCAAGGCGTACAGGTGCGTGAGCGTCAGGTGCCCCGCCTGCGGGCCGCCGAACAGCACCTGTTTCAGCTGCGGCCCGGCCCCCGGCGTGCCGGCGAGGATGGCGCCCTCGACTTCGATCTGCTCGAACGCCTTCTGGCTGCCGGAGAGCGGGTTCCCCGTGACCGCCGCCGTCACCAGCAACGGGAAGAGCAACACGCCGCTGACCCAGGCCAGCTCCCGCGGGGAGCGGAACGCCGCGGAAAGCATCAGCCGGCCGAGGTGGACGGCGAACGCGAGGATCAACGCATGCGTGGCCCAGTAGTGCAGGCCCCGCAGCATGGAGCCGCCGGGGGTGCGTTCGAGGTGATGCACGCTGGCCCAGGCGGCGTCGGCGCTGGGGACGTAGCCGGTCATCAGGGCCAGGCCGGTGGCGAACACCACGGCGAACAGGCCCAGGCAGACCGGCCCGGTGACGTACCGCCACCGCGCCCCGCCGGGGAGCGTGCGATTGGCGAACCAGTCGAACGCCCCGCGGTGGCCGGTGCGTTCGTGCACCCAGCCGCCGACCGCGGCGCTGCGTTCGGTCAGGGCGGCCTGCATCCAGCCGCGGCTGCCCGCCGACTCCGGCGGCGGCGCCGTCGTCGGCCGCCGCTCCGCGGCCGGAGCCGGGGCCGGGTCTGCGGGGGTCCGGGCCGGGGGCGTTTGGGGGGAGGCGTTCTCGCTCATGCGACGCTCCCGTCCGCCGTGCCGAGTTCGAACCGCTTGTATTCAATCTCCACCCACCACAGGCCGTCGTCGTCCTGGACCAGGGCGGTGTCCAGCGAATCGAGGCCGCGGGGGCTGGGGTTGGCGCCGCCGTCCAACTTGGGCCTGCGCTCGCCGTCGAGGGCGAACACCGCCCCGTGGCAGGGGCAGATCAGGCCCTCGGCGCCGGCATTCGGGCGGGTCTGCACCGTGCCGCTGACCTGACAGCCGGCGTGCGGGCACACGCTGCTGAAGGCGTTGACCTCCACGTCCGGCGGGGCGACGTCCGCCGGCGAGGTCCGCACCACCCAGGCCCGGCCGACTGTCACCGCCGGGTGACGCGTCCAGGCGTCCACGGATTCGCCCGTGATCGGCACCAGCCGCGGCACGCCGGGTTTGAGGTCCGCCAGCCGCACCGCCCGATCGCGGACCGGCCCGGCGGCTTCCGCGGCGAGCGGCGCGGTGAAGAACCGGGCCATCGGCCAGGCCACCGCCGCGGCACAGGCGGCGTAGAGACCCCGGGCCGCCCACGCGAGCCAGTTGCGGCGACCGGTGCGGGGCGCGGGGGGGGCCGTTGCAGAATCCGTCACGGGGGGGCGGCTTGGCGGGTCGAATGGCGGGAACCCAAGGGGATCGGATGATGCGAGCGGCGGGCGAGGCGGTCAACCGGGCCGGGAATCGCAGCGTCGACACGCCGGACTGCGGCCGGCCGCAGTCAGGCCCCCGCTCGATCACCGCCGACGGATCGGTACGCGACGATCCGTCGGGTCGGTACGGTGGCGGCGGGGGGCCCGCACTCCGCTGACGCTCGAACCGCCATGGCCATGACCGCTCTGCCTTCTTCCTCACCGGCCGCGCCCTCGCGGCGGGGGTTTCTGCGACAGGCCGGAGCCGCCGGGCTGGCGGCGGTCGCGGCGACTCGCGTGCCTGCGTTCGCCGGGCCCGCGTTCGCTGGAGCCGGGGAGGGCCCGCGGCCGCTGCGGGTGATCGCCTACAACGTCTACGACTGCACCGGCTGGCCCAAGGACCGGGCGCTGGGGAAGAAGGCGACCGCCCTCGGGCAGATGCCGGCCCGCTTCGCCCACGAGTTGGCCCTGTACGAGCCGGACATCGTGAACTTCTCCGAGTCGCCCCCCGAGGCCGTCGTGCGGCAGATCGCGGAGCGGCTGGGGATGAACTTCGTCACCTTCCCCAGCGGCGGCAAGTGGCCAGGCACGCTGCTGTCCAAATACGAGATCGTCGACCCGCAGAACGCCCCGGTCGTCGGCGGGGAACGGCCGGCGGAGCTGTTCACCCGGCACTGGGGGCGAGCGACGGTGAAACTGCCGGGGGGCGAGCCGCTGATCGTGCACTCCGCTCACCTGAACCCGTTCCCGACGCCGGAGGTGCGGCTGCGGGAGATCCCCGCGATGCTGGCGGCGATGCGCAGCGACTTGGACGCGGGCCGCTCCATGCTGTTGATCGGCGACCTCAACCACACCCCCGACGTGGCGGAGCACCGGCTCTGGACTGACGCCGGCTGGGTCGACACCTTCGCGAAGGTCGGCGGGCAAGACGTCGGCAAGGGTGCCGGGCTGACGATCAAAGCCGACGAGCCGAGCTGGCGGATCGATTACGTGATGGCGGCGGGGCCGATCGCCTCGCAGGCGGTGGAGTCCCGGCCGCTGTTCGAAGGGGCCTTCCGCACGAATCCGGCCGACCCCCAATCGTTCGCCCTCAGCGACCACCTGCCGCAGTTGGCGGTGTTCGATCTGGCGAAATGAGGCCCGGTGCGGACGGATCGCGACGCGATGCGACGGGGCGCAACGAGAAACGGCGGCGACCCTCTCCGAAGAGAAAGCCGCCGCCGCGTCGGGCGGGGTCGCCGGGACGACCGTCAGCGTGTGAACCGGACGCCTGAGGGATCAGGACGCCTGTTCGGCCCGGAGTCCCGGCGGACTCCGTTCACCCGGCCGGCGGGGCGATCCGTCTTGAGATCGCCTCGCCGCCGCGTGTAGCCGCCTCGGTCTTCATCGACAGGCCCTTCTGAACAGCGAAGGTCAGGCGGGCCGGTCGTTGAGGGTCAGGGTGCGACTCAGGAAGAAGATCAGGGTGCGAATCAGGGGGGACTTCAGGGAGCGACGTCAGTGATGGACTTCAGGGAGCGACCTGGGAGGCGAGGGCTGCGGCGGGTTCCCCGCTCGCATCGGCCGCCGGGACGGGGGGCGGGCCGAGGCGGGGGGAGCCGTTCGCAGACTCTCGACCAGGTCACCGGTCGCCGGGGATCACAGGCAGCCGGTGTCGCAGCCGCCGGGGCCGCAGGCCGTTTCCGGGCCGCAGGCGGCTTCCGGGCAGACGGGGACTTCGCGGCAGACGACGCGGGGCACGCAGACGGTGCGGGTCAGGCAGACGGTCCGGGGGACGCAGGTCGTCTTGGGAACCATCACCGTCTCGCAGACCTTACGGCAGGTGACGTACGGGATCTGCTTGCACTTGGTTTCGCAGGTCCAGGAGCAGGTCGTGTACGGAACCTTCTTGGTCTTGGTTTCGCAGGTCCAGGAGCAGGTCGTGTACGGGATCCGCTTGGTCTTGGTCTCGCAGACGAAGCTGCAGGTGGTCTTCGGAATCCGCTTGGTGCGGGTCTCGCAGACGAACGAGCAGGTCGTGTAGGGGACCTTCTTGGTCTTGGTTTCGCAGACCCAGCTGCAGGTCGTGTACGGAACCTTCTTGGTCTTGGTCTCGCAAACCCAGCTGCAGGTCGTGTACGGAACCTTCTTGGTCTCGGTGTAGGGCACCTGACGGCAGACGGTGTAGGGCACCGTCTTACGGCAGACTTCGCTCACGTACCGGGTGCAGCTGACTTCCTTCTGCACGACCTTCGGGCAGCAGACCTGCTCGCAGATCGTCCGTTCCGGGCCGGGGCAGCAGACGGTCCGGCAGCAGCCGGGCTGGTACTCGTACCGGCAGGTCTGCGGGTTGTAGACGCAGCGGCCGGGCTCCTGAACCGTCTTGCGGATCATCGGGCCGGGGACGGTCCGCTGAACGGTCTTCATCTCGTTGACGCGGACGTTGACCGTCTTCGTCTCGGTGATCGGCTTGCACACCGTGTAGCAGACCTCGCGGGTCTTGTTCTCGGTGACGGTCCGGTACTTGGTGCAGCAGACGTCGCGGTAGCAGGTGTTGTAAACCGGCCGGCGAACGGTGTAGCACTGATCGCGGTAGCAGGTGTTGTACACCGGGCGACGGACGGTGTAGCACACGTCCTTGTAGCAGGTGTTGTACACCGGCTTTTTGACGGTGTAGTTCACGCAGGTATAGGTCGTGTTGTACACCGGGCGACGGACGGTGTAGCACACGTCCTTATAGCAGGTGTTGTAGACCGGGCGACGGACGGTGTAGCAGACGTCCTTGTAGCAGGTGTTGTACACCGGCTTGCGGACCGTGTAGTTCACGGTCTTGTAGCAGGTGTCCAGAACCAGGCGGGTCTTCTGAACCGGCACCTGGGTGCAGACCGTATCGTAGACGGTGCGGGTGTAGGGCACCTCTTTGGTGTCGTACACGATCTCCCGCACGGTGCGGGTGCAAGGGGTCGCCGGGCAAGCTTCGCCGAGGGCGGCGGGGCCGCAACCGGCGTCGCAGGGGTCCGGGGTGCAGCCGAGGCTGCCGGCGCCGCAAAGGCCGGCGGAGGCGGCCGGGGCGACATAACAGACGGCGGTCATGACCGCCGCGGCGAGAAGCCGTTTCATGGGATTCTTTCCGTGGGAGGGGGACGCGGTTCCTTGGGGGTGAACGGGTCGCCTGCACCCCGCGGAACGTTCCCGCGGGGTCGGACGCACCGTCCCGACGCATCTGGGATCGACGCTCCCCTTTGCCGAACCCCACCAGATTGCCGTGCCTTCCCGAACTTCCCGGCCGGCTGTCTCGCCGGGCGTTGCGCAGTCGGATCCGTCGTTACGACCGGTCTCCGCGGCGGTCAGCGCCTGACCCCGCGGCGGGCGCGACCCGGCTGCGCGGCGGAGGGGACGCCCCCGGGGGCCGGTCGCTAAACTGCGACGCCGCTCCGCCCCCGCCGTTGCCGTCTCATGTCGTTCCGCTTCGCTTACTGCAACGAAACGCTGGCCCCCGGCCGCACCTTCCTCGAGCAGTGCGACCTGATCGCCTCGCTGGGCTACACCGGGATCGAAGTCGCCCCGTTCACCCTCGCCGACGCCCCGACGGACCTGTCGCAGGCCGATCGGGCCGAACTGAAGAACGCCGCCTACGCCGCCGGGCTGGAGGTGGTCGGCCTGCACTGGCTGTTGGCGAAGACGACCGGCTTTCACCTCACCACCGCCGACGCCGGCGTCCGCGCCGCCACCGCAGAGCGCCTGATCGAACTGACCGACCTCTGCGCCGACCTCAGCGGGTCGCTGATGGTGCTCGGCTCCCCCCAGCAGCGGAACCTGGAGGAGGGCATGAGCCTCGAAACCGCCACCGATCACGCGGCGGAGGTATTAAAGACGGTCGCCCCCCGGCTGGAGGAACGCGGCGTCACGCTGGCCTTGGAGCCGCTCGCCCCGACCGAAACGAACTTCCTACAGACCTGCGCCGAGGCGGTCGCCCTGGCGGAACGCGTCGGCAGCCCGCGGGTGCGGCTCCATCAGGACGTGAAGGCGATGGTCGGCGGCGAATCCGAGCCCCCGGCGACGATCATCCACCGCTACCCGCAGCAGACCGCCCACTTCCACGCCAACGACGCGAACCTGCTCGGCCCCGGCATGGGCGACACCGACTTCGCCCCGATCCTCACCGCCCTGAAGGAAACCGGCTACGACGGCTGGATCAGCGTGGAAGTCTTCGCCGACGGCCCCGGCCCCATCGAAACGGCCCGGCTGAGCCTCGAACACCTCAAAGCGGTCGCCGCGAAGGTCTGAGCGTGTCGTGGTGAGCCCGGAGCGCAAGCTCCGGCCGTCGGCGCCTCCGGTTTCCGAACGCACCGCCGGAGCTTGCGCTCCGGGTTGGTATATCAAGCCGATCCCGATTTCGAGCTGACTACGCCCGCCCTTTCGGGGCTTCGACGGCGTCGAGGATCGCGGCGACCAGGGCGTCGGCGGTCACGCCTTCTAGTTCAGCGTCCGGGGCCGGGCGGACGCGGTGCCGCAGGACGGCGGGGGCCAGCTCTTTAATATCGTCCGGGATCACGAAGTCCCGCCCGCGGCAGGCCGCCGCCGCCCGGCCGGCCAGCACTAAGCTCACCCCGGCCCGCGGGCTCGCCCCGACCTCCACCCCCGGCCAGGAACGTGTTTTGCGGACCAGCCGGGTGATATAATCCGTCACCGCCGGCTCCACGATCACGCCGACCGCCGCCCGCCGTAGGCTGCGGACGCGTTCCGCGTTCAACACCTGCTTCACGCCCAATCCGACCGGGTCCCGCGGATCGGTGCCGTTCACGTAGAGATTTAAGATCGCCCGCTCGCCTTCGCGGTCGGGATAGTCGGCCAGCAGTTTAAATAAGAAGCGGTCGAGCTGGGCCTCCGGCAGGGGGTAGGTGCCCTCCTGTTCCAGCGGGTTCTGCGTGGCGAGCACGAGGAACGGGTCGGGTAGTCGGCGGGTGTCGCCGTCGACGGTCACCTGGCGTTCCTGCATCGCTTCCAGCAGCGCCGCCTGCGTTTTGGCGGGGGCGCGGTTGATCTCGTCGGCGAGCAGCAGGTTCGTGAACACCGGCCCCGGCACGAACGTGAACGCCTTTTGTTGCAGATCGTAGACGCTGTGCCCGGTCACGTCGGCGGGCATCAGGTCCGGGGTGAACTGCACGCGTCCGCTGTCGCACCCGGCGACGTGGGCCAGCGTGGTGACCAGCAACGTCTTGCCGAGCCCCGGCGGGCCCTCGATCAAGACGTGCCCCCCGGCCACCAGGGCGATCAGCACGCCCTCGATGAGGTCCGGCTGGCCGACGACCGCCTTGGAGATCTCCGCCACGCAGGCGTCGAACTGCGTTCCCACCTCCGCCACAGAGGGCGCCGCCGTCGCCGGGGCCGACGCCGTCGCCGCGGGCGCCGCCGTCGCCGCGGACGGTTCGGACTCGCCGACGGAGGAGAACACGACGGGGCCGTGTGCGTCCGCCGCTCTGGAATCGGGGGCGCCGGGGTCGGGCTCGCCGGAATCGGGGGCGGGGGGCACGCGGCGGCCGGGGTGCGGGGGCGGGGCGGGGTGCGGCAGAGTCGCCGCGGACCCGGCCCGCGGCAACCGACGTCGATCGAACGCCGCCCGCCGCCGCGCTTACGCGGCGGACGGCACGTTCAGCGCCCGCTCCCGGGCCTCGTGCGGGGCGATGCCCGCTTCGGCGGCCTCGGCGGCGGCGGCCTTTTTCGCGGCGATCTTCTGCCGGCGGAGCAGGTCCATCGTCCGGCCGAAGTCCCGGGCGATCCAGACCGCGGCGAGGCAGAGGGCGCCGCCCAGCCCGTAATGCACCGCATGTCCCCAGACGCTGGTGAGGATCAGCACGAGCCCCAGGCCCAGCGACACGCCGCACATCAGCACGGCCATCACCAGCCGGGTGCGGGTGCGCTTCCAGGTCGATTCCATCACGGCGCTGCGGGCGCTGGTGTTGGCGATCGCCCGCAACTGCC
Coding sequences within:
- a CDS encoding QcrA and Rieske domain-containing protein, with the translated sequence MTDSATAPPAPRTGRRNWLAWAARGLYAACAAAVAWPMARFFTAPLAAEAAGPVRDRAVRLADLKPGVPRLVPITGESVDAWTRHPAVTVGRAWVVRTSPADVAPPDVEVNAFSSVCPHAGCQVSGTVQTRPNAGAEGLICPCHGAVFALDGERRPKLDGGANPSPRGLDSLDTALVQDDDGLWWVEIEYKRFELGTADGSVA
- a CDS encoding cytochrome b, coding for MSENASPQTPPARTPADPAPAPAAERRPTTAPPPESAGSRGWMQAALTERSAAVGGWVHERTGHRGAFDWFANRTLPGGARWRYVTGPVCLGLFAVVFATGLALMTGYVPSADAAWASVHHLERTPGGSMLRGLHYWATHALILAFAVHLGRLMLSAAFRSPRELAWVSGVLLFPLLVTAAVTGNPLSGSQKAFEQIEVEGAILAGTPGAGPQLKQVLFGGPQAGHLTLTHLYALHVAFIPLAAAGLVLFHLYQLLRWGTVRPEDPLAAGNPDTVNQAHSSEETPYVPNQMLRNAVAFAAVFGLLWFMAGRQPAPLDAPPGEGVESMPRPEWYFRFLFELRNYFPPEMEFVATGALPTLAILVLAAVPWIDRLGHRVGAAARYSIVFGGLLFWCVLTIGSMSRDRADRHYLEVRRAAHVRAERAAELADRGVPPDGPGSLLANDPKTRGPELFRAHCAACHAHTGPAVESWGPDHSIEASECNAANLAGFGSRRWMRGLLDPALVDSDAYFGCTPFAEGGMVGYVKDDLWLFVEPGSEEAEEKRTQIAAVAAAMAAEAGPRVHGGPPIALDHGDETFEPEALPALAEQGRELMIGDLSCTGCHNFAGEEYGDSLTLDGYGSREWLADFIANAGHERFYGEENAMPLYAPNAPVDGEEDPSNTLTRNEILLLTDWLRGDWVGRE
- a CDS encoding sugar phosphate isomerase/epimerase family protein; the encoded protein is MSFRFAYCNETLAPGRTFLEQCDLIASLGYTGIEVAPFTLADAPTDLSQADRAELKNAAYAAGLEVVGLHWLLAKTTGFHLTTADAGVRAATAERLIELTDLCADLSGSLMVLGSPQQRNLEEGMSLETATDHAAEVLKTVAPRLEERGVTLALEPLAPTETNFLQTCAEAVALAERVGSPRVRLHQDVKAMVGGESEPPATIIHRYPQQTAHFHANDANLLGPGMGDTDFAPILTALKETGYDGWISVEVFADGPGPIETARLSLEHLKAVAAKV
- a CDS encoding AAA family ATPase; protein product: MFSSVGESEPSAATAAPAATASAPATAAPSVAEVGTQFDACVAEISKAVVGQPDLIEGVLIALVAGGHVLIEGPPGLGKTLLVTTLAHVAGCDSGRVQFTPDLMPADVTGHSVYDLQQKAFTFVPGPVFTNLLLADEINRAPAKTQAALLEAMQERQVTVDGDTRRLPDPFLVLATQNPLEQEGTYPLPEAQLDRFLFKLLADYPDREGERAILNLYVNGTDPRDPVGLGVKQVLNAERVRSLRRAAVGVIVEPAVTDYITRLVRKTRSWPGVEVGASPRAGVSLVLAGRAAAACRGRDFVIPDDIKELAPAVLRHRVRPAPDAELEGVTADALVAAILDAVEAPKGRA
- a CDS encoding arginyltransferase, which codes for MTVELLSARSPLVECSYLPEERARMGVKLFAGISGEHYAQLLARGWRRQGVSFFRSDCPACKKCRSLRVDVRNFRPTKSQRRCLKRNAHISLTVRPAGTSEEHAELYNRWHEDMKERRGWRGDTTTAAEYRENLVGPGYEFAHEFAYRDGEKLVGLGLVDVVPGALNSIYFFHDPDWRPLGPGTFSALSEIEYARQTGRDWVYLGYWIPENASMAYKNRFAPHQILTERVELDEAPPWHIPDEAPPAGDREEP
- a CDS encoding endonuclease/exonuclease/phosphatase family protein; this translates as MTALPSSSPAAPSRRGFLRQAGAAGLAAVAATRVPAFAGPAFAGAGEGPRPLRVIAYNVYDCTGWPKDRALGKKATALGQMPARFAHELALYEPDIVNFSESPPEAVVRQIAERLGMNFVTFPSGGKWPGTLLSKYEIVDPQNAPVVGGERPAELFTRHWGRATVKLPGGEPLIVHSAHLNPFPTPEVRLREIPAMLAAMRSDLDAGRSMLLIGDLNHTPDVAEHRLWTDAGWVDTFAKVGGQDVGKGAGLTIKADEPSWRIDYVMAAGPIASQAVESRPLFEGAFRTNPADPQSFALSDHLPQLAVFDLAK
- a CDS encoding DUF58 domain-containing protein; the encoded protein is MTPTGWLLALVGLCAVPLAAGAVWAPLADVGLLAAALLAAAAAWDAFRSPTPAAVAVEREAAEVFSVGAPNPVTLHLTNRGPAAIRVEVEDSPPTPSAVEGLPATVDLPPGRTGAVVYHVTPHLRGPRAFGRTFLRSRTNWGLWERHARVREDHTVRVYPNVRAVRGAELLARQNRRTEGVRASRQRGRGREFDRLREYVRGDEVRQIDWKATARTGDLVSREYTVERNQSLLLLLDSGRSMCNAEGGVTHFDRALNAAVLLAHVALGQGDTAALLAAGAETRRWVPPVRGAAGVRTLVRQTYDLAPRYEASDYGAMVREVRTWHRRRSLVVLLTHATDDVQLAEIARHVRPLRSPHLVLVALLENSPLAERAAAVPAEGAAGDRDAFRIAAAAELRARQRRRAAALAADGVLVVEATPENLSAAVVSRYLEVKAKHLL